tgaGGAATGcgtgggggtggcggggctttggcggctatttaaaggaccggggtggcagaggcaggtagctggagccctgaccctttaaatagcccccggagcccctcactaccccagggctctggaggctatttaaaggcccggagctccagccgggacagcagggccacggggcttgccgtgttctggctggagctccagccaggagagcgcagtcgcggggcttgctgcgctccagccggggctccagccggggccgtggggcttgccacgctccggccagggctccagccaggagagcggggctgcagggcttgccgcgctccagcctgcgcttcgctcaagggagcaggaccagggaagacccctgagcagatcacAGCCGgggacccggggtaagtttaaaaaaaaaaaagtgtctaaggaGCGAGGAattgggcgaatcggcctaaagccagccctgatgacACAAACACCAGGGGAGCAGAAGGTCACATTCTCCTTTATGTCACAATCATCATGGTTTAGCCGCAGCGAGCACACCTTGGGGCGGGGTCAGCCTCTCTGAAATGAGACGGCAGGAGTTGGAGCTCCATGACTTTGGGCTGAGGCTGCACCATGCCTGAATGCAGCCTGTGCTCATATGATCAGCGTGTCTCTCAGTCTGGGCTTCACAGCCACATCACCTTTTATTTCATACTGCAAGTtcctccagcccagggcactgggaggcagctgcagagactgatatgcagctctcattttgccTGGTGACAGACCATACCCCCACATGTACACGTCAGTCATTTCACCTGTAAAAGAATTATATAAATCAAACCCACCCCCGAAGgagtcctgctcctgccccaggatGATCACAGCCTCGGCACTGACGGAATAGCCTTTCCGCAGACCCTTCCTGGGTAAGGGCTTCCCGTTCACCCAGAACTCAGCTATGCCCGTGGTCGATTCCCAGCCGGCACAGACATGCTCCCAGTCCATACGGTTCTCTGGGACTCTGAAGGTCACAAATTCCCCCCCCACGTATAGTCTGTACTCCCCAGGCTTGGGTTTGAAGAGCAGGATCTCGTTGTCCTGGGCTTTGGTAGCGTAGGAGAAGAGGCCGTATGGACGAGTCAGATCAGTGAAGGATCTCAGACACACAGTGAAGTTCTGCAGTGGCTGCTCTGGCTCCGGCTTCACGATCACATGGGCGTCACTAGGGTCCTTCCGGAAGACAAACACCTTTCGATACAGGTCTGGGAGAGGCAAGAGACATGTTGGGTGTTGGTACCGATATGATGGTACCACTCCTCAGGCCCCTTGCTACAGACTCTGCTGTTCATTCCAGTGTTTGCGCCGCTCAGCTGCTTTCCCTGGGCTCCTCAGTCTTGGCCCTCAGCACCACCTGCTCTTCCACTTCCTCACCCCACTACCCAGTAACCCTCACCAGCTGGGTGTGGAAGCAAAAGCTTAAGAGAGATGGGCTTATTAGGTTACTTAACCCCGCTGAGCCACATTAACCCTTTGTGGGCTAGTGTGGGGTAAACACCTCCTCACGTTGCTCCATGGCCATACTCAGTGGAGTTTAACTTGGGAGACTCGCTCAGAGGCTCTAGGTTGTGTGTGACACCCTTTGGATTAAGGGTGGAAAGTGGTGCCCCCATATCCGCTTGTGAGCCTGCTTGTCACAACCGTGTCTCATAAGATGCACAGTTTGAACTGTGGGGTGATTAGCCACAGGAACAGCTGACTAAGGAGTGCAGTAAATTCTCTACCTCCAGGAATCTTTACATCAAGagcagggtaaaattttcaaaagcacctatgtgacttaggagcctaagtcccattttcaaatgtgtcACTGAGGGACAGACATGACACTTTCTGTTAGACTCAGGCTCCTAAGGgccttgtcacttttgaaaatgggaccttAGGTGTGTGGATTTTAGAGTATTAAAATCAGCTCTTGAACAGAAAGCTTGAACCATAGCGAATCTGCACCTTTGCTCTGACTAAGCAGGCTGGAGCAATCTGCTGAAGCCGCTGCCATCACTCTGCTCCCACTTGCTATAAGAACCTGCTCCCTGCTATAAATGGCCatgggggggcatggggagggaagaagagggacGAGGGGGGCAAATCAAAGGGAAGGAATGGGCAAAATTTGTGCGGGGAACCAAAATGTGTCTGTTGCAGACCAAACAGCCgaaggcaggggaagggcagaaagGCAACAGCAGGGACAGAGGGTAGGAGCTGGGGGTTAAGAAGTGTGATGATGTGCTGCCAGCCAGTAGCAGAGGGGGAAAGCCCTGGGATACGGAGGGCCAGCTCAAGGCTAGTCTCTGTGATCATATGACTTCAGTGCTGACTGATTTCCTTGGTGGCCATCCAAACTTCTTCCCTTTCCTATGATCTGCCAGGGGGATGGTCTTCCTCAGCTGTGATTGTGCCTTTCATTCTAGCACCCTAGCACTAGGGTaaccatattttcccaaagagaaaactgGACACTGCACAGGGTGGCCCAAtgcccccctctcctcctgcatGAGGCAATGGCCCTCCCCCACACCATGGGGCTGGTCTGAGACACCCCTCTTCCCACCTGTGTGAGGGACTGGCTCTCCCACCACCCCTCTCGGGGCTTCCCTGAGGCCCCCCGCTTCCGCCTGTGTGAGGGACTGGCCCTCCCACCACCCCTCTCGGGGCTGCCCTGAGGCCCCTCACTTCCGCCCATGTGAGGGACaggccctccctgcacccctcacgGGGCTGGTCTGAGGCCCCCTTCTCCTTTCATGCATGGGGCTGGCCCAAGAACCCCAGCTGCCCACCTGGGGCTGGCCCAAGGCCCCCTGTCCCCCACCATACACAGAGCCAGCCTGGGCCTGAGCCCTCCCTGTCACCTGCCTGGGGGTAGCCCAGCCCGAGCCGCCTTCTAGAGCCCTCCCCCCTGTGCAGAGCTGGCATGGCTGCTTGCCCCCCACACATGTTCCTTCACGCCCCGTAGCCATTGCACCCCACTTTATTGGCAAAACTGGGTATTTGTCCACAActgatgatcagttggcaagagcaaatgggataAATGCCCAGTTTTGGCAAAAAAGTTGGGTCGGCTGAGACAGGGCTTAAAGAAGAGACTGTCTAGCCGAAaggggatgtatggtcaccctacttagtGCTTTGTCACTGTAGTGCTGCTAAATCTTCATTAAGGGCATGACACTAATATCTTGGGGGTTTTGTGTCCGAATTTAAACAGGGATTTCACAGGGTAGCCAATTTTGACAGGCAGGATCCCAACCCACTGCAAGTGGCTCCTCCTGGCTGGGGAATTGTGCGGTAGAAAATTGTGCCATGGCAGCAATAAATAATATCTAGATGTCAGTAATTACTCCTGATAGGAAGCTGAGACAGGAAGCATTTTATAGCACAACACTCTAAGGAAAAAGGCCTTTTCCTGTAGCCATATtttaagtagggttgccaactttctaatcgcacaaaactgaacaccctcaccccacctcttccctgaggcccagcc
The genomic region above belongs to Gopherus evgoodei ecotype Sinaloan lineage chromosome 24, rGopEvg1_v1.p, whole genome shotgun sequence and contains:
- the LOC115639257 gene encoding serum amyloid P-component-like, with amino-acid sequence MEKLQLWLFVLAGLSGAITQEDLYRKVFVFRKDPSDAHVIVKPEPEQPLQNFTVCLRSFTDLTRPYGLFSYATKAQDNEILLFKPKPGEYRLYVGGEFVTFRVPENRMDWEHVCAGWESTTGIAEFWVNGKPLPRKGLRKGYSVSAEAVIILGQEQDSFGGGFDLYNSFTGEMTDVYMWGYGLSPGKMRAAYQSLQLPPSALGWRNLQYEIKGDVAVKPRLRDTLII